A window of Phaseolus vulgaris cultivar G19833 chromosome 4, P. vulgaris v2.0, whole genome shotgun sequence genomic DNA:
catgacacgtgaatacttagggcacccatagaacagatggccccacaacgctggtacatgagttggtaccctagcGGCCATACTGTTAGAGATTTTGCACTCTAGAAGAGGCAAGTcttgtgatatgattccaatgatctccatcatcttgTGTCGCGGCTGCGCTAAGCTTATGCAACGTGTCACAGGATGCCTCACcagtaaccctaattccactaAAGGAAAGATCCTCATGGGACAGGGAGTTGacctagatacaacctatataaagggtggtaagaaccctagaaaaggtacgccgtttctaagactgaaactgctttacatactttactgtttcttagcccagtactgacttgatcgttggagtgcaatcaataggtagggccccctctgtttcaatgGAGCCAATCTCAGCTATTCAAGGAGAGAGCGGAAACTAGCAGGAGATAGGAGGAGCCATCatctgcctttgaagtcaacggCGACTAAGTCAATCGGCGAGAACAACTACATATAAAGATGCATATCTTGCATTTAATACTTCTCTAAGATTGAACACAGAAAAACATTAGAAGAAGAAAACTTTTCTGAATATCCTCAAATGACTAGAAGAGATGTTCAATGATTTTTTCTTCTCAAGCTCTATATATGGAATATTTCTTTGAAAAAGGAATGTTAACAACAATTATGGTAGTATTGCTACAAGAACGTGCACAAGATCTTAAGCTTCTAAGGCTTGTAGTTGTGAGAAGGAACACTATTTGTGTTCACGAGCAATATAGAAGAATGTTTAAACTTTGTATATGTCTTAAGAAGCCGCCCCTTTTTCTAGTTAGCAAACATGTGATGTTTTAGATCACATTCTTTATAAACCCTATGTGTTTAGTCAAGAGTTCCTGCATTCCAAATAATAATCAATTTTATCTAGAAAGGGCTATGTTCCAAATAATACTCTATGTTTATTCAGAAGTGGCTATTGTCTAAGTAATACCCTGTGTTTAACTAATATTGTGGTTCAAATAATACTCAGTTTTAATCACGAGTAACTAAGGTCCAAATAATAGTCATATATACTTTgcaataataatttgtttagtgAAACTTAATTAGTTGATTGAGAATTAAAAGAAGTCTTTGTTAATAAATggaaaagtataaaaataaaatgtacatttttttcctttatttttttagattatatgttatttaattataattaatcatAGAAGTGTACACACCAGTCCTCGGGCGTCGTTGACTACTAGTGGATGTGGGGCCACGAAAGCTGGATCCCACGAGCATCATGGGCCAGCACCTTGTAGACGGCACGCCAGGGCGTCAAGGAGTGGTCAGGCTTCGGTCATGTAAGGAGGGTCCCACAAACAGTGTTCCCAGGGTGCCTTGTAAACAGTACGCCCAGAGGGTCGAGGAGTGGTCAGGCCTCGGTCGTCAGTATATGCTGACGTGACCTCGGACCTCGGCAAGTCAAGCAGCAAAGCTGGGCCATAAGAGATGGGTTCCACACAACACACCAGTTACcagttagggagaagcctagatcgagaagggtccatgcgtgtggtgtggatgacgcgttcagacGTAACACAAGTAAACAACCACTGGAAGAGATACGACCTAtgagggtcacgttccaggggTGAAACTGCATGCATGACATGTGAGCGGCTAGGGGACTCCCGGGACggatggccccagagattaggtgcacaagttggtacccaggtggttatcccgtcagaggttgcactccagtaagggagccttacACGTTAGATTGCCCTAACAATGGGTGATAGCGGCGTTAAGGCACACCCTCAGTAACCCTAATTGCGGTTATCGAAAACAGCCGAAACCTTAGAGTATATAAGGGGTAGTATCAAACCTAATCAGGTACGCAACATTTACGCGAATACACACACAGATTACACAAAGAGCTTTTTACAGCTTACCTTTGATTTTTCCTAGCCCTACACTGACTTGAGCCAAAACTTATACCAAAATGCGAAAAATAAGGACATTTATAGGTTCCAAACTTTCTTCGCAATTTAGAGAAGATTAGCAAAGAAAgttgtatatataattatttatataattaattatttataatttactttgttatcctttctattttaaattcagaatatttttatttttatttaaaataaaatacaatttaaatataaaaaaaatataatcaaaattataaaaaaattataattataaaataacataattaatcatattatatatataataaattataaatataaacaataacaataaatatattttttaataataaagaaataaatttatataataattatattaattataaaaaaataaagataaaataataatgttatttaatataaaatatttttttattaaatatttataatataaatatttaaatacttttttttatcaaatttacattattttgtatttttttaaattagttataatatattaacgaaaattaatttaaatttataaaaaatatctcatattttattattaaaagaatttttaaagatatgggtaaatttgtaaacctACACTTTACacattttaaacaaatttaaaattctcTTACAACCATCCTATCATTCACAAACTTCTAAAAAAATttctcacaaattcactctaaCCTACCTTAGCCTCTGTTtggattgttgaaccaagtggtgttcaagctttgaagaatccaaatcctttgaaggatgttgaagcctttgttgtgcttgatgttgttgtgctagtttaagctttgttctgggggaGTTTATATGTTCTAATCCACcctgtgattaaatctaaagcattagcattctcaatttttgtgaaagtaaaatgttttcaaactaagtaaaaacaaccgattgttttgtcgaaacaaccgattgtttatacttaggtgttttgagaaaaagattgaaaactgttttgaatggttgaactgttaagtaccaaaacaaccgattgattcgaggaaacaaccgattgtttgttttgggaccataacagaaaaactgttttctctttgactaagctttaaatgttttactgcttacgctccagtcattaaatgctttgaccaatcttttaatgcaatttaagagtttgttaagatttgataacaaactacatctttgaataaattcagaaaaacagatttgacaattaagaatctttgacaaagtttttcaaagagagtttttcaaagtgctgagattgctaagagtttgtgattgatcaaagtgttggaataggattctgcttgtattgatttcagattatcttctgtaacaagtgtaatccttgtactctgttgaacaattcgttttctgtgtttgctgagattggttgtgtgttcttgaggtgttcaagatcaacaatcttagtgttggccaaggagagtgtgtttcttgaggtgttcaaggtcattttcttggttgttgtgtaagtgatcaagtggtgattgcttattggatatcctcagggtttctgagaagactggatgtagctctggtttggagtgaaccaatataaacaactgtgtacaatctctctatctctaactctttaaattcagtttatttgttatttgctggtataaacaaccgattgtttttacaaaacaaccgattgtttttctagtactatagcttttgcttgctgttttggctaactgaattgcttaatcaattggttcctgagaaaaccctctttaaacaatgcacccccctctagtttaaagccatcttttctaacaattggcatcaagagcttggttcttgaaagttattcaagttgatcctaaaaatctttttaaatggttgatagactaccttttggggaaggtgcttcaattaacagaccacctttgttttgtggtttgaactaccagtgttggaaagtaagaatgaaaatatttatggaatctcttgacaaaggaatttgggatgcaattgaaaatggtctttttatcccaaagtttgaaaaggatggatctgtcattgagaagccatggtctcaatggactgatgtagaaagcaaaaaggccaaattcgattgcattgccaaaaatattataacatctgctttaaattctgatgagtttttcagggtctcacaatgcaaatcatcaaaagaaatgtgggacactttggaagtcactcatgaaggaacaaatgaggtgaaaaaagctagaaagcatgctctcatacAAGatgaaattaatgaaaaaatgtGTTTAATCAGatgaaattaatgaaaaaatgtGTTTGACAACTTATTTGTCAAACATTCACTTTATCTATTaacatttaagaaaatatttaaaaaatttaaaaacataattcaacttttttttttatgttttgacaTATTTTTCGTACTAGTATATATGAGATTAATTATcttttacaatatattttataaaatttataattataaaatccaCACTACtaaataattatgttattaATATAAAGTTTAACCAGAATTTATTACACTTCAATGGCATTTAGTTCACTTCATGCCACTATTTTGAAGTTTAATTTACtttaagaaattatatttctaattttatttatccaACATAGTTTCACTAGTCCTATATTAACCgtaaattgaaagaaaaaaaatcataacagaattagaatttaataaaaataaataaaacttttaatAAGGCTCAGTTTGGATCCGAGTGAATTCGGATAAGAAGACGTTAATTTGCAGGAGAATTTTACGTTTATTTCTACTTAATTGTGAAGAATGAAATGAGCTTATTTACGAGAAGAAGGAGATGACATCCTGCACCAatgcaaagaaaaataaagaattatgaAGAATATTAtgcattatatataataataaactaatatatttatataataataatataaatatatttatataataatataaatatatttatataataatataaatatatttatataataatataaatataaaaattataaaataataatatacgtaaaatttaaaatagtagtaatataaaaaatttaataaaattataaataataattaaaataaatttaaaaataataataagaaaaaatttataaatttacattctaatatttttaaaaaattaaaaattctccCACACACATCACATCACATCATTCACTAACTTTAATAAACTTTCTCCACAAATTCACTTTATATACCTTAATCTAAATAACCTaattttcttcacactttcctctTAAATCAATCCAAATTCACTCTCTTAAATCTTTACCTTTCtcctccctaatccaaacataCCATAAGGTAGCCAAAACTTATACCCCATTTGTATTTGGGCGAGAAAATGCAAACTTTCACTCTACACGAGTAAAATAcgaaaatcaaaacaataaatggtattgctaattaaaaaaaaggaaacaaaaggACAATAAATGGTACCAAAATGCGAAAAATAaagacattttattttaaattcaaaatatttttatttttatttaaaataaaattaaaatttaaatataaaaaatataatcaaattataaaaaaaattataaaataacataattaatcatattatatataataaattataaatataaacaataacaataaatatatttttaataataaagaaataaatttatataataattatattaattataaaaaataaagataaaataataatgttatttaatataaaaatatttttttattaaatatttataaaatataaatatttaaatactttttttatcaaatttacattattttgtattttataaattagttctAATATATTAacgaaaattaatttaaatttacaaaaaatatctcatattttattattaaaagatttttttaaagatatgtGTAAATTTGTAAACCTACAGTTTACacattttaaacaaattaaaaattctcttacaaccatcatatcattcacaaacttctaaaaaaaaattctcacaaATTCACTCCAACCTACTTTAGCCTCTGTTTGGATTTAGATGATTATTGTTCACCCGGATTGAAAAGGAAGGAAACATCATGTTTGCATCTAGGTGATTGTGGGTattagagagagagaaaaggcgAAGAAAGTGGAAAAGGGCTCTCTGCTTGGTTGTGAAGATTTGGTGAGAAAGTATTGGTTTTTACCATATTATCCTTCATGTATTATCTTATGTGTCACAACAGTCGTGCCATGCAATTGTAGATATTCCCTCCACATGAGATTCCATCTACAAAAACACAGATACGTGCAATGTTTGGTGGATTACTTCAAGTGTGGTGGGTGATGAATAAATATGAGAGGGATGATAAATATGGGAGAGGAGAGGAGGTGAGTGGTGGTAGgaggtgatggaggagggcccaagctcaccacacgatgaaagccaagcctccaagactagacggtctagcctatgatgaggagcgtctagactcaaaaaggagcgtctagcccatgaagaggagcgtctaggccattatgaggagcggctacataaggagcgtctaggccatgatgaggattccttctagaccgtctagcttcacatacacatgggtcaaagctacggttttgggaagagaagacctttttgtaattgttacataaaggcccattaggggtgcttagtaattagagtagtgtagaaagcattttttgtgtgtgaacattctagaaagaccatggagggggtgagcataaaaactagacacacccctccccatgtgttcatttgtgcacccatgtgccatgtgcacccatgtgcgtcacatttacatttcatttggctagcattagggttgcattatggtcctccttagcctataaaaggaggagcctacaccttgtattttcaagtttaattgagtaaggttatgctgccatttttgtgcacaagctttacttctcctagaaatctaggctctaaacttcaatcctttcaccttctcccttgagctggccgaaccactcaaacaccatactcatcatgcacctacaaggccaacacaactcctaggagggtcttgatcatctcacccattgcttccgcaccttattttctactttgattcaagaagaacacatgaaaatgccatcaggaGGTGTGCGATTGTCGAAGGTTCGCAAGCGTTGAAGGTGTGTGGTTGTCGGAGGTTCGTAAGCATTGGAGGTGCGCGGTTGTCGGAGGTTCGCAAGCGTTGGAGGTGCGCGATTGTGGAAGGTGCAAGGTGTGGGTGGGGTTCCGTTCGTGGTGATGTTCCATTGGTGGCGTTGTTGGTGGTCGGTGGTGGTTTTGTTGGTGGTGCTCGGTGGACGATTGTGGTTCGCGATGGTCGTTGATGGTTCCGACATCGTTGTTCTCTACGTTTTCTGCAGGTAAATTTCATATAGATAATGGATTTGCAATGTGGAGAATGAAATCTgaagaataaatttataatgtttacttatttttatttatttatttatgttaatagATGTATGTTGCTGAACttaatatagtaaaaaaaattataaatattattttaaatttataaaataattataagtatacaaaatatttaactttttctaaaatcaagtaagaaaaatttataaatattattttgaacaggatttaaaataaatataagtatacaaaatatttaaatattttaaaatactacttTATAGAAAgtttacatataatatttatttttttctaaaatcaactaaaagaactttataaatattatttttgaatttataaaataattataagtatatagaatatttaaatattttaaaatattactttatagATAGTCTacctataatattttattttttctaaaatcaagtaaaagaattttataaatattattctgaatttataaaataattataagtatacataatatttaaatatttaaaatactaCTTTATAGATAGtctacatataatattttacttttctaagtaaaagaattttataaacattattttgaatttataaaataattataactatacaaaatatttaaatattttaaaatactacttTATAGATAGTctacatataatatttatttttttctaaaatttaagtaaaaacactttataaatactattttgaatttgtaataCAACTATAAGTATACCACTTTACAgagtttatatataatattttatttttttcaaaaattgtaaaaaaaattgagtactattatttctttaaaatgtgGTTCTTTAGACCTACTAGTTAAACTTATATAATTGTCAAGGATTTGTGACCATGGATAACGATAACCATTGGTCTATGTATTTCAAAAATGTTCGTGAATTGTTTAATCATTGTCATTCTTCACTAAGAAATGTTATCGAAAGAACATTTGGTGTCCTCAAAAAGCAATTTCCAATTATCGCTAGTGGAATAGAACCTCATTACTCTGTGGACACTATGATTGATATTGTTTTAGCATGTTGTATTCTTCATAACTTTCTTCACGGGGTGGATAATGATGACTCTTTGTTGGAAGAAGTTGATTGTGAGTTGATGCAAGGAGATATAAATGTGTCACACTCGCAAACTCGTGAGGATGACTACAGGCTCGAGTCACAAATTAGGGATACTATAGCAAATGAAATGTGGACAGgttattgtaataattaatcTTATGTAACATCCGTGAACTTATATTCATATTGTTGTAAGAACTATTTCATGGTTTAATGTTGACATCCCACCTTATTAATATTTACATATGAAACTATTTATGTTATTGCAAAAATTTAACCTTTTTTATTAGGTTTTATCATGGATCAAGGGAAGGGTATTGCTTTAGAGTCATCTGTAGGTGTCCATGAACACAAAAAATAGACTACCAACATGGATTTTCGGCTGTTGAATGCCATGATCAATGAGGCATTTATGGGTAACCACATTGATGGTAGTTGGACGATGCAGGGTTACACAAACATCGTTAAATCCCTACATCAGAGTGGATTGGTAGGGATTGCAAAACATAATGTAAAGAACAGGCAAAAAAGCCTTAAGGATAGATGGCGTGAGATCCATGATGCATGAAAATTTTTTAGGCCGAGGATGAATATGTTGATAAAGGAAACGTATTCAACCTGATGTTCACTTATCACATACATTAACAGTGGCATGTTAATCCCATCAGGCACTACAAGTTGATGGAAGACTTATCGGGACTTGATCCTGCTATCGTCCACAGTGGAAGAACAACATTGCAATCATCAAGTTGAACTCAGTCTCATCATTTTGATGTAGATCTTACTGATCACAATATGGAGGACATCCCAGAGGAGCCGGAATTGCGACCCAATGTGAAACTCCTCACTCAGTTGATCCTAATGTTGATTCATACAACCCTAGCCCTAATGTGACACCCCTATTGGTGCCACCTCAGCCATCCCAGTCATTAGGTGGTACTTCTTCTTCTAGGGGCTAAATAAGAAAAGCCCACATGGTGGACGTCATTGATCTGCAATTGGAAAGGCTTCACAAAAGGTTTGAAGTTTTAACTAATATCCTTAGGAGGGGTAGTGATCAGTCA
This region includes:
- the LOC137838450 gene encoding uncharacterized protein; the encoded protein is MDNDNHWSMYFKNVRELFNHCHSSLRNVIERTFGVLKKQFPIIASGIEPHYSVDTMIDIVLACCILHNFLHGVDNDDSLLEEVDCELMQGDINVSHSQTREDDYRLESQIRDTIANEMWTGFIMDQGKGIALESSVGVHEHKK